A single Phytohabitans houttuyneae DNA region contains:
- a CDS encoding STAS domain-containing protein: MTLSIAHLHPRDGDLVVLALHGTLDQQTARQLGAAITAETARTPRPRSIVVDLTDVERVDHAGVGCLVSGNRACAAAGVGLAVRGTSPLIRALLQFHPGHPVPSEPIAQWCTPVRPPRRVRRRPAAGAGPRFVSTHTRPRRGR; this comes from the coding sequence GTGACGCTGTCGATCGCTCATCTGCATCCGCGGGACGGCGACCTGGTCGTCCTGGCCCTGCACGGCACGCTGGACCAGCAGACCGCTCGCCAGCTCGGTGCGGCGATCACGGCCGAGACGGCGCGGACGCCGCGTCCCCGTTCCATCGTCGTCGACCTCACCGATGTCGAGCGCGTCGACCACGCCGGCGTCGGATGCCTGGTCAGCGGCAACCGCGCGTGCGCTGCGGCCGGTGTCGGTCTGGCGGTTCGCGGCACCTCGCCGCTGATCCGGGCCCTGCTCCAGTTTCATCCGGGCCACCCGGTGCCGAGCGAGCCGATCGCCCAGTGGTGCACGCCGGTCCGGCCGCCACGGCGTGTTCGCCGGCGGCCCGCGGCGGGTGCCGGGCCGCGGTTCGTGTCGACGCACACCCGGCCGCGGCGGGGCCGGTGA
- a CDS encoding SLC13 family permease — translation MSGSAWAAVAVFAIAYLLIATERVHRVAAALGGAAVMLVIGATDAEHAFFSEEAGIDWNVIVLLIGMMLIVAVLKRTGAFEYLAIWAAKRAKGRPFRVMVLLVLVTAVTSAFLDNVTTVLLVAPVTFLVCERLDVPVAPFLIAEVLASNIGGTSTLVGDPPNIIIASRAGLSYNDFLIHLAPIIAVLVVVFIGLCRILFRSAFRYDPERAARIASLRERDAIRDGRLLVVSLVVLAVVTAAFVLHTALRLEPSVVAIVGGLVLLALSRLDAGEVARDVEWPTLVFFAGLFVMVGALVDTGVIEQISRAATDATEGRLFFASMVLLWGSALLSAFVDNIPYVATMSPVVADMVDNSGNTTQSQVLWWALALGADLGGNATAVGASANVVVLGIAERAGRPITFWQFTKYGIVVTVVTVACTVPYLWLRYFAFA, via the coding sequence GTGAGCGGCAGTGCGTGGGCGGCCGTCGCGGTCTTCGCGATCGCCTACCTGCTGATCGCCACCGAGCGGGTGCACCGGGTCGCCGCGGCCCTCGGCGGTGCGGCGGTGATGCTGGTCATCGGCGCCACCGACGCCGAGCACGCGTTCTTCTCGGAAGAGGCCGGGATCGACTGGAACGTCATCGTCCTGCTGATCGGGATGATGCTGATCGTCGCCGTCCTCAAGCGCACCGGCGCGTTCGAGTACCTGGCCATCTGGGCCGCCAAGCGAGCCAAGGGCCGCCCTTTTCGGGTCATGGTCCTGCTCGTGCTCGTCACCGCGGTCACCTCGGCTTTTCTGGACAACGTCACCACCGTCCTGCTGGTCGCACCGGTCACGTTCCTGGTGTGCGAGCGGCTGGACGTACCGGTGGCACCCTTCCTGATCGCCGAGGTCCTCGCCTCCAACATCGGCGGGACGTCCACTTTGGTCGGTGACCCGCCGAACATCATCATCGCCAGCCGCGCGGGCCTGTCCTACAACGACTTCCTCATCCATCTCGCGCCCATCATCGCGGTCCTCGTGGTGGTGTTCATCGGGCTGTGCCGGATCCTGTTCCGGTCGGCGTTCCGGTACGACCCGGAGCGGGCCGCGCGCATCGCCAGCCTCCGCGAGCGCGACGCGATCCGCGACGGCCGGCTGCTCGTCGTCAGCCTGGTGGTGCTCGCCGTGGTGACGGCCGCTTTCGTGCTGCACACCGCGCTGCGGCTCGAGCCCTCGGTGGTGGCGATCGTCGGCGGGCTGGTGCTGCTGGCCCTGTCCCGGCTGGACGCGGGCGAGGTCGCCAGGGACGTGGAGTGGCCGACGCTGGTGTTCTTCGCCGGCCTGTTCGTGATGGTCGGCGCTCTCGTCGACACCGGCGTGATCGAGCAGATCTCGCGCGCCGCGACCGACGCCACCGAAGGCCGGCTGTTTTTCGCCTCCATGGTGCTGCTGTGGGGTTCCGCGCTGCTGTCGGCGTTCGTCGACAACATCCCCTACGTCGCGACGATGAGCCCCGTCGTCGCGGACATGGTCGACAACAGCGGCAACACCACGCAGTCGCAGGTGTTGTGGTGGGCGCTCGCGCTCGGCGCGGACCTGGGCGGCAACGCCACCGCGGTCGGCGCCTCGGCCAACGTGGTGGTACTCGGCATCGCCGAACGTGCCGGCAGGCCCATCACCTTCTGGCAGTTCACGAAGTACGGCATCGTGGTCACCGTCGTGACGGTCGCGTGCACGGTGCCGTATCTGTGGCTGCGCTACTTCGCCTTCGCCTGA
- a CDS encoding CBS domain-containing protein — protein sequence MRAQDLATPYPTVEMGTSAMDAARLLAGQNLPGLIVIDDAGHPATILPGTQVLRMAIPSYCQEDPALARVIDEAAADLFLRNVGDRTVAELLPRERRELPVVSPDATVLEIAAVMARSHSPLVAVTGKGGDLLGAITLDALLDRMLGT from the coding sequence TTGCGGGCACAGGATCTGGCCACCCCGTATCCCACCGTCGAAATGGGCACCTCGGCGATGGATGCCGCGCGGCTGCTGGCCGGGCAAAACCTGCCCGGGCTGATCGTGATCGACGACGCGGGCCACCCGGCCACGATCCTGCCGGGCACGCAGGTGCTGCGGATGGCGATCCCGTCGTACTGCCAGGAAGACCCCGCTCTCGCGCGGGTGATCGACGAAGCCGCGGCGGACCTGTTCCTGCGTAACGTCGGTGACCGCACCGTGGCCGAGCTGCTGCCCCGCGAGCGGCGCGAGCTGCCGGTCGTGTCGCCGGACGCCACGGTCCTGGAGATCGCCGCGGTCATGGCACGCAGCCACAGCCCGCTGGTGGCGGTGACCGGCAAGGGCGGCGACCTGCTGGGCGCGATCACCCTCGACGCGCTGCTGGACCGGATGCTCGGCACATGA
- a CDS encoding PadR family transcriptional regulator, which translates to MTVSYTLLGLLNEADRHGYDLKQSYDRRFGAARPLRFGQVYRTLAQLERDGLIEVIGVEQGAGPDRKRYTITADGVTDLSRWLAEPEDPQPQLQTVLFTKVALALLSGKPAEEFLERQRDRHLAVMRELTAARRKVGLRDSMLIDYQLFHIEADLRWIDHAAGRLDTLAAELAP; encoded by the coding sequence ATGACGGTGTCGTACACGTTGTTGGGGCTTCTCAACGAGGCCGACCGCCATGGCTACGACCTCAAGCAGTCTTACGACCGCAGGTTCGGCGCCGCGCGGCCGCTGCGGTTCGGGCAGGTCTACCGCACGCTGGCACAGCTCGAGCGGGACGGCCTCATCGAGGTCATCGGGGTGGAGCAGGGCGCGGGCCCCGACCGCAAGCGGTACACGATCACCGCGGACGGCGTCACCGACCTTTCGCGGTGGCTTGCCGAGCCGGAGGACCCGCAGCCGCAGCTGCAGACGGTGCTCTTCACGAAGGTGGCGTTGGCGCTGCTGTCCGGCAAGCCGGCCGAGGAGTTTCTGGAGCGCCAGCGCGACCGGCACCTCGCGGTGATGCGTGAGCTCACCGCCGCCCGGCGCAAGGTCGGCCTGCGCGACAGCATGCTCATCGACTACCAGCTGTTTCACATCGAGGCGGACCTGCGCTGGATCGACCACGCAGCCGGGCGCCTGGACACCCTCGCCGCGGAGCTGGCGCCATGA
- a CDS encoding ABC transporter ATP-binding protein: MSEQGAPLLVGHGLCKSFGLTPALRGAGLAVTAGEVLAVMGPSGSGKSTLLHCLAGILTPDAGEVLFDGRRVDLMADRERSRLRRGEFGFVFQFGQLVPELPVLENIAFPLLLGGQRRRAALAAAESWLPRLGLVEVAHRLPGEISGGQGQRVAVARALIAGPRVVFADEPTGSLDSVAADQVMELLVATAKSERVSVVLVTHEPRVAAYADRQVTVRDGQTMLPAVLA, from the coding sequence ATGAGCGAGCAGGGCGCGCCGCTGCTGGTAGGGCACGGGCTGTGCAAGAGCTTCGGGCTGACGCCGGCCCTGCGCGGCGCCGGCCTCGCGGTCACGGCCGGCGAGGTGCTCGCCGTCATGGGGCCCAGCGGGTCGGGCAAGTCGACGCTGCTGCACTGCCTGGCCGGCATCCTCACGCCGGACGCGGGCGAGGTGCTCTTCGACGGGCGGCGCGTCGACCTGATGGCCGACCGGGAGCGCAGCCGGCTGCGGCGCGGCGAGTTCGGTTTCGTCTTCCAGTTTGGACAGTTGGTGCCCGAGCTGCCGGTGCTGGAAAACATCGCGTTCCCCCTGCTGCTCGGCGGCCAAAGGCGCCGCGCCGCGCTGGCGGCCGCCGAGAGCTGGCTGCCGCGCCTGGGTCTGGTGGAGGTCGCCCACCGCCTGCCCGGCGAAATCTCCGGTGGCCAGGGGCAGCGCGTCGCCGTGGCCCGCGCGCTGATCGCCGGCCCGCGCGTCGTCTTCGCCGACGAGCCCACCGGCTCGCTGGACTCGGTCGCTGCCGACCAGGTCATGGAGCTGCTCGTCGCCACGGCCAAGTCCGAGCGCGTCAGTGTCGTGCTCGTGACGCACGAGCCGCGCGTGGCGGCGTACGCCGACCGCCAGGTCACCGTCCGAGACGGACAGACGATGCTGCCGGCGGTGCTGGCGTGA
- a CDS encoding FtsX-like permease family protein, which yields MHVAALGDRPPVPPGISRLPGPGEKVVSPALARLLLSVPDGELDDRYPGAVVGEIGPDGLLMPDELVAVVGHTPDQLRAMRGATEIRGIEQPDARADLVGIWGVFFGMIAVLVVGPIAIFVAMTARIGGPRREVRFAAARLAGATRLQTAVFAATETALAAVAGAALGWLAFALLKPVVASRVTLGHGMPIFVDDVRVPLVPLLVILLGVPLVAVGATLVAMHPVQLAPLGVRHRQRRPAPGLWRIAPILAGFGGIWYSTVLSRDDVSEASTVEQATVQMVSTFSVLSVLVGFFLAGAWVCMWVSRGMARLSRSVTSLMVARRIAADPYGTFRMVGGAAIAVYVATTLGFVAAANQEPGRSDNQTLLAGGRPVLDPGVVAVHVQGATQDEVAPLMSAGVVVARRSPEGEVVVRCTELARVTTLDCPLPVYREGVAAGQDYLRVEDLFTVPAPGASSADLTFQPSALAEPAPGADLLPIQTLLIPTDGTVAAQERVRTLAARTLPLSRSKTSDDLAVGPILDVTAFSSAVPYAMVIILIFTACSLTVSVITGVLERRRAFAALRASGVSLGQLRRVVLLETGAPLAITVLFGVGLATVQSLATFTPDEWTLPGGEFVAGLGRACWPRSPCR from the coding sequence GTGCACGTCGCCGCGCTCGGCGACCGGCCGCCCGTGCCGCCCGGGATCTCGCGGCTGCCCGGGCCGGGCGAGAAGGTGGTCTCACCCGCGCTCGCGCGGCTGCTGCTGAGCGTGCCGGACGGCGAGCTGGACGACCGGTACCCGGGCGCGGTCGTCGGTGAGATCGGCCCCGACGGCCTGCTCATGCCCGACGAGCTCGTCGCCGTCGTCGGCCACACACCGGACCAGCTGCGGGCCATGCGCGGTGCGACCGAGATCCGCGGCATCGAGCAGCCGGACGCGCGCGCCGACCTGGTCGGGATCTGGGGCGTCTTCTTCGGGATGATCGCGGTGCTGGTCGTCGGTCCGATCGCCATCTTCGTCGCGATGACCGCGCGGATCGGTGGTCCGCGGCGGGAGGTGCGGTTTGCCGCGGCCCGCCTGGCCGGCGCGACGAGGTTGCAGACCGCGGTGTTCGCGGCGACGGAGACGGCGCTGGCGGCGGTCGCCGGCGCCGCGCTGGGCTGGCTCGCGTTTGCGCTGCTCAAACCGGTGGTGGCGAGCCGGGTGACGCTCGGCCACGGCATGCCCATCTTCGTCGACGACGTCCGGGTGCCGCTGGTGCCGCTGCTGGTGATCCTGCTCGGCGTGCCGCTCGTGGCGGTGGGCGCCACCCTCGTGGCGATGCACCCGGTGCAGCTGGCACCGCTCGGGGTGCGGCACCGCCAGCGCCGGCCGGCGCCCGGGCTCTGGCGGATCGCGCCGATTCTCGCCGGCTTCGGCGGCATCTGGTACTCGACGGTGCTGTCCAGGGACGACGTCTCCGAGGCCTCCACAGTGGAGCAGGCCACCGTGCAGATGGTGTCCACCTTTTCCGTGCTGTCCGTGCTCGTCGGCTTCTTCCTCGCCGGGGCGTGGGTGTGCATGTGGGTGAGCCGGGGCATGGCCAGGCTGAGTCGCAGCGTCACCTCGCTCATGGTGGCCCGGCGGATCGCGGCCGATCCGTACGGTACGTTTCGTATGGTCGGCGGCGCCGCCATTGCCGTCTATGTGGCCACGACCCTCGGCTTCGTCGCGGCGGCCAACCAGGAGCCCGGCCGGTCCGACAACCAGACCCTGCTCGCCGGCGGTCGACCGGTGCTCGATCCCGGCGTGGTCGCGGTGCATGTGCAGGGCGCGACGCAGGACGAGGTCGCCCCACTCATGTCGGCCGGCGTGGTGGTCGCCCGGCGCAGCCCGGAGGGCGAAGTCGTCGTCCGCTGCACCGAGCTGGCCCGGGTGACCACTTTGGACTGCCCGCTGCCGGTGTACCGGGAAGGCGTCGCCGCCGGCCAGGACTACCTGCGGGTGGAGGACCTGTTCACCGTTCCCGCGCCCGGCGCGAGCTCGGCCGACCTCACCTTCCAGCCGTCGGCGCTGGCCGAGCCCGCCCCCGGCGCAGACCTGCTGCCGATCCAGACGCTGTTGATTCCCACCGACGGTACGGTCGCCGCGCAGGAGCGGGTCCGCACCCTCGCCGCCCGCACGCTGCCGCTCTCGCGCAGCAAGACGAGCGACGACCTGGCGGTGGGGCCGATTCTGGACGTGACCGCGTTCAGCAGCGCGGTGCCGTACGCGATGGTGATCATCCTGATCTTCACCGCGTGCAGCCTCACGGTCTCCGTGATCACCGGGGTGCTCGAGCGCCGCCGCGCGTTCGCGGCGCTGCGCGCTTCCGGGGTGAGCCTCGGCCAGCTGCGCCGCGTCGTGCTCCTGGAGACCGGGGCGCCGCTGGCCATCACGGTGCTCTTCGGCGTGGGACTGGCGACGGTCCAGTCGCTGGCGACGTTCACACCCGACGAGTGGACATTGCCCGGCGGTGAGTTCGTGGCCGGGCTGGGGCGGGCGTGCTGGCCGCGTTCGCCGTGTCGCTGA